The Syngnathus scovelli strain Florida chromosome 17, RoL_Ssco_1.2, whole genome shotgun sequence sequence TCTTAGTGGCCGGGTCGATCTGGAAGACGTGAGCCCGCGTGCTGAAGATCGGCTGCTCTCTagaggaaaacaacaaaaaatgaagACTCAAACTCCCAAAAATGTGGGCTTTATTGTGTTTGATCTGATGAATCAGACATTTTAAACGGCGGCAGACGTGTGCTGACTCCTTTTTAACGAGTTTTATCGTGATTTGTTTATTCTGAACACTGCCACATCAAGGGTGTGTGCACTTGTGCAACTGCATTTTTACAGTTGTTTGCTTCAGCAGCATGTGGCACTTGGAGATGCTGCTCTGGTGTAATCTCCCCATTTCTGTTCATCATCAACATTATGTTGCTGGAAAGAGGGGCAAGTATGaccaccatgaaaaaaaaaaatcaggccaCGTCTTCCTTTTACACAGTGAATTGCTGTGCCAATCCCGgtagaagtgtttttttttttctggccagTCATAATAGTACATTTATATCTGACCCCGTTAGTGACACACAAATCCAATTGTGCAGTTCTTTTTGTGGGGAGCTCACAATATTTCTTCCTTGCAGGCGCTCCCGCACATAAAGTGCACTCATGTGACTGTTGGGCTTTTAACAGCTGACTCTCTCCAATCAGATGAGACATGTTATAATTCTCCTTCTCATCCCACGCTAATCCGTCCTCATATTTTAAGTGGTGGGTTGGTTGGAATAAGGAACGGTGCCCACAAGCCATACCTCCTGTGTTACCTGAATGATTGTTTTCATTGCTTACTGTATGTCATTGATTGCTAAACTGCAGATTGTCTGCAAACTCAATCAAGGAGTTTGATGATTAACATTGTTGGAGCTAACTGGCTGTACAATTCTTGACCCATTAGTACAGAGGTGGGCAAGTCCAGTCCTAGATCCGCAAAAAACGGACAGGACAGGGGATCCCTATAGGACCGGACTTGCCTAACCCTAATCCCCAGATGTGGGGATTTCacaagattcaagagattcaaagCGTTCATTCAGAAAAATTGGATCATTGGATCATACCGAAtcttaaatatataaataagggCAATCGGATTCAatgtaaaaacacaaaatataaaaacacaaTATATACACAATATATACAACGACTAAGGTGAGGGATGTGCAATATTGGCTTGTGCAAAAATGGCATTGTGCAACAGTTGTGGTCTCAAAGCAGAACTAAGCCACATAGTGAAGGTTGAGGGGTCCAGGCTGCACCTCAGGAATTAATGAGGTCATTTGAGCGACAGCACTGGAATCGCAATCTGCTCTCTCCTGTCACCCTCACAGCTCAGCTTTCTTAAGCTGCAGCTTTAGGAGCACTGACTGATTAACATATGCAAAAATTACTCCCTGATCTTCTATTGTGTTGGTCCCTCTACCATTCATGTCCATGTATTTTCATGGTTATCAATTGACCACTGTTTACTGGAAAGCAAGATCTTACCTTTCTCTATGATGAGGAAACATCTTACAAAGTGTTGGACGTTTCTTTTCTAGGGAGAGATTAGGGAGCAAAATAAGTTTTGTCGCctaattaaatgtatttatttatttttatttattcaaaatcAATGAATGCAAAACTCACCCCATGTCGTTATTGTAACTGATGAGTCTGTCTCTCAGTCTCGACTTTCTATCCAGGACTAAAGGTGCTTTCTTCCTGCTGTCCTTCGAGAATTCAAGAGGTCGCTGCTGTGGCACTGTGATATGACACCTCTGCAGTGTCAAAGCCGTCAGTGTCAAGTGGCGAACATTTTTTGCAGAAGAAGCTTCATCTCTTTCGATTCCCCACAAGCTCCGTCCTGAGCCTCAGTGCTGCCTGGGTGATCTGCTCAACTTGACAGCCTCTCACTGCTCTCCCTTTACTCGTCGGGCTTCACACGCTGATGAGCGACACCTACGGGAAGCAGCATGAACTGCAGCTTTATGACGACGATAGAAAGCGGAATTCATATTGTCGGTAGACCCCATTTGCTCTTAAAAGACTCAAGAGTACAAAAATCAAAATGGACCCACCCGGGATCTCTATCTCATTTGGTCATTGGATACTACATTTTGAGGCCGttattaaaaatagaaaaacgcctcgtttaaatttaattttgatATAGAAATACCAAATTTGAAATACCGTTTAATATTCTTATTTGTTGTCTGGAAAGACTTAGTAAAAGACCCACAGCAATGTTTTTCATTCTGAACAAATTCATTTTAAAGCATGTGAACTTAGTTTTGAACTAATTTGtgtagaaaatgaactttcccaacactgcttactatacatggtcttttttttaaaacgaaACTGCACATGGTATTTTTTCCACCAATAAAACTGACGAGACAGGGAGGCACGCTtcagaaaaataagaaaaatacataaaaactgcGTCCCTGGGTGGGCTCGAACCACCAACCTTTCGGTTAACAGCCGAACGCGCTAACCGATTGCGCCACAGAGACGGTTATGCACACTGGGCTCAAATTATACTACTTAAATACTTTACAGTTATTGTCGAGTGGAAAATGATGTGGGCCGTGCAGAAGGTCACGGTGGACGTGAATAGTTAGCTAAAACGGCCCTAAACCGATACCCATAACCATTCGCTAAAATAACTACTGATGCGATATTTTTTTGGCCACTGTGTCCGGATGTAGCGCTGCAGGCACGTTTTGAACAGGAAGTTGTTGATACGAGGAGGCggcccatttgaaaaaaataatctccGTCGCCAGTCCGCGATGTCCCTTTTTGCTCTTTTGGGAGTTTTCTACCTAAATATTTCTTGTCAACGCGATTTGATGGTAAGTTTTGTCTTAAATGacgattttaaaaaaatgttttattgttgttactCCGTCCGTGAGCTATTTTAACACCGTAACCCCAATACATATAGGCAGTACTACGAGGTGAATTGAATGTGAGATGACTTCTTAAAATTTCAGGCATCCACCTTCTATGGCACAGAGCGGCTGCAATGAATGGAGTGCCCTATATGGTGGGTGCAATTTGTTTTCGTACCCTTTGTAAAATAGGGTTCTATGTTAAGACTTTTTGGGCGGTGGCACTATTGGGCCATCATGTGCAATGTTGTGGTGGCCCTGCTAGAACTGGCACTTGCCCTGTATATTCATGATACTATATTACAAAAAGTATATCACAATGAGTAGTCccaggaagacacagaaaaaGTAAACTGATGGCTAGGGCTCACCGTTTTAAAATGGGAGGCGAGGTACTTATTCTAACAAATTTGTAATTTTGCTTGGGTAGggaggaacctgttcaaatttgctacaCTTAGTGAAAACACCCAGAAGAAgacacgtgaaaaaaaacagtctCTACTGGGAGCAAATTAATTTTGCTTGAGGAGGGGTGAACATATTAAAATTTGCTACACTTGGTGAAAACATgcccaacacacacatacacaaagaaTCAACACATAACTACGTACTGTACGACATAAGGCATGAAAGAGATGCGTAAATGCACATTTATTTCTCCAAGCAGATACAGTCTTGCGTTAAGTGGTCATCAATCATCAATCACTTGAAAGTCATGTGCAACGATTCTGACGCCATAAAAAACTGTCCTGTTTAATAGATGTGACCATAATTCTGTTTTTATGCACTGAGAAAATGTAGAATAGAATGTTATGTGTGTTTTTGCGAACGTTAGTTTATTTTAACTGCTGCAATGTAGATTGTCTGACAATCCACATTGTCTTTGTCGCCCTCTGCTGGAAAATAATATAAAACGATTCCTATTCATTACGATGAATAATGAATACAGTCAACAAAAGGATACTACAGTATTGGCAATTTGAGGCCAATTTACTACATTGACACTTACATAGCTCTTTATATAAGGTGCTCAAAGCGTTTTACAATGCTCCACATTCACCCATTGGAACCGTGTGTTTGTCATATATAAATTTTATAGACTGGATAAAAACGTGGAGGGTGTGACAAAGAAGGCTGTAAAGTTATGTCCAGTTAATTCTTTTGATTACAGTAATTTAACTAGGGTTCAATTTTTGTTTAACATGCTCAAAAGCTTGTAAAACAGAAAAGGTTTTCAAGTCAGTCCTGTTTAATTGGCCAATGAACTTTTATATACTTTTGTTCTTGTTGCGCCAAGTTTAGGAGAGGTACTTAAACCACCTTATTTCTACGTCCTGTGAGCCTTTGAGCAAAATGTGGGAGGGACGTCCATTATAGCGAAACCAGCAGTTTATTGCAATGGGAACCATTTGTGCTACTCCATTTTCTAATGTAACAGGCTAGGAGACTGACATAAAAAAAGCATATTTCTAACTACATTCCGAACTCTGTCGCTTCAGTCGTAAGAAAtttgaaaagccctgaagcccaTCTATACGTACACAGTAATAAAGTTGGTCGTGTTTTGTTAAAAGGGTGGACAGTCTTATTTGGCTTAAAAAAGTCAAACCACTTCCCACTGTATGGTAACCACATGACCGGCACACTTTTTGTAAACAAGCTTTTCATCGCTCAATGTCATACAAACTGCATTCATTGTTCAAAGTTCATGTAAACTTCTCTACTTATGTCGCCTTCAAACGCCTGCTGCAAATGGAACAATCGGCTTcaatattttgaattttatgagCGTAATGTTTGTGATTTTAAAACTGCTAGCAAGAGCTGTATGTAACCTCATTGCACTTGTCCTCATTCCTTGTCTGACCAAAGTCATACCGCTCATTGACGTGCATGAGTGTGATTCTCTTCTTGTGATAGTCACAGAAAACAGTGTACATGAGCAATACTACATACAATACATTCAAGGCAGTTTTTATGCAAATGTCTTTCGCCACCTCTGAAGGACCTGAACCTCTACTTCTACATTTACTagtgtgtctgtttgttttgCACAATTATCTATTACTATTCAAGACAAGGACAGAATGTGAATACTTTAACCACCTCATGAGAGGTCAAATCCCTACTTCTCCTTTGtctctcattttttttaatctgtactTCTACTTAAGTACAGAGGCCATGGCCAGGCCATGATTGCCATTGTGAATCAGTAGTTCTCCTTTCAGtggagtcacttttttttttatatacaggcATCTTATTCTTAAGTACATAGTGTGAATACTTTTTTGCAACCTCTTATGGAATCAAAAGAGTACTTCTCATtttaccagtttttttttcacaaatatctGTGCTTTTACTTAAGTAGAGATTGAatacttttgccacctctgaCTTCATTTCTACACGAATAACTACTTAAATATATAGAGTGTGTACTTAAGCCACATGGGGGTGGGGGGAAAAAGCAACAGGTACCGTGGCGTACAAAGGAGGCAGGCCGGGTAGTGAGAGTGCACGCGCAGTGGATGTTTACTCGGCGTCGGCGGCGCGGACGTCAGAGCTAGCGAGCGAGCGCCCAGCATGCACCGCGAGGCCGTTGAGAGCTCCAGCAGCTGCTAGTGAGTCTCGCCAGTCGCCCCAGCGCCGAGCAAGGCAGGCAGCATTTCTTCTATGCTCCACACAACACAGCACATACATTATCCCACTCGGGAGGGGGGCTCCATGTGAGCAAGGGGAAAAGGCTGACTTGTCTACCTTCCAGGCGACGGAGAAAAATGCTGTGCGAACGCCAGTCGAGTCACCGCGGCGGCGTTTGAGTCACGATTGTCTGTCGGTTTCCATTTTGGAGGATTCCTCCCTCCATCCTCCGGGCAATGACAACGGTCTCGGCAACCCCGCAGCAGATGAGGGACCGGCTGCTGCAGGCCATCGACAGTCAGAGCAATGTGAGTAAAGCTAAAGTGGCTATCACGGGGCTGGGGGCTGCTAACGCCAGCCTGTTTACATGCAAGTCCGGCAAACTCCCAACTTAAGGCGCCCGAGTCTCGTGTATGCATTTAGTGGCCATTTCTTTGAAAATCTGTGGCCCGTGGTCCTCGGTTGTCACTGACAATGGTGAATGTGTCACAAAAAAGGGAGGAGAGGCTCCCTGGGGGTAACAGAGTTGACAGCTTGGAAGCTAATTTAGCAACAGTGGCTGTTTCTCTTTCCCCCCTTGCCTGCCTGAACCCTCGTAGTCCGTTAGCCCTCTCAGTTAGCGTGCTAGCACCTAACACCAAAGCAGGGAAgtcgcatttttaactttacacGGGAATAACACGAATAAACGCGCGCTCGGTTAACCTAAACGTCTTGGAAACGTCGTCCACGTACATCTAATGGGCAAGAGGTTGGCTGCCGACCGCAAAACGCTCACATGTCCCCGTTAAACAAGTGTCGGATGCGGCTAGCCAACTCGTAGCTTGAGGAAGCTAGCTGgaaacgagcgagcgagccttcCGACTCAACTCGGTAGCATTAGCATTCTCGGCTAACGTTAACGCAGGTAAAtgttcacacacacagactttgGCTTACTAAAACTGACTGTCTTGTTTCTTTTAAATAAACGACGTATTGACTGTTGTTTTAAACGCCCCAGTGACGCAAGTTCGCCTTTATGTTTGCCTCAGTCAAGTTTTTCTCCGAGTTGACACATTGCTGAGTACTTTTCAACGATTCTCTTTGCTTTGAAGCTAATGTCCGTAGCTCGTTGCTAACTTGCCCCGTTACACTCATGCTAGTTTGCACCGCGACAATgtatctgtctgtctatctttaGTATTAGTTGTGTAATGCAAAGCTTACATCTGGGGAATCTTTTATTTTGTATCCCATCAACTGGATAGGGGAAATTTCTCTCAGGATTTCACAGATATCTGTCTATCCTGAAAATAAATGGCATTCGATTCACCATAAACCCTGGCCCCACTCGTGATCATTACACGTCTCACACAAGTCAAATGATTTTTCTGTTGCAGATATGCAATATGGTGGTTGTACTTGAGGTGATTACCTGTCTTGAGAAGTATCCTATCACCAAAGAAGCACTTGAGGTGAGAGAATTTGACTCTGAGAATTTGGATGTCGAATTTTGCCCGTTTTCCACTGCACAGTACCCAATCCCCTTGGCATGTCTGTTCCACACCGGTGGCTCGTATTTGTGCATTGCGCCTCCAAATTTGAGGATACCGTCCTCGAAATTCAGCTTCCATTATTGAAATACAGTGCGTAATTGACATCCTCCTCAAAGTTGTATGTATTCCTATATTCTCTGCCATTTATCCAGAAGCCCCAATATTGCCAGCCAGTTTTAGAGCCCTTTATCTCATTTTTCAAGACCTGCCCGATCTATTTTTTTCGTCTGTGTAACTACCAAATATTCATTGTTAAAGCTCTTCGATTACTTTGAAGCTAGAAAAGCACCACACAAATGATAGCTaatttaaaagaaataaaaaatgtctCAAAATGCACTGCATTGCCACCTtcttcagggattcgtttgtcatTACAATTAACAAGCTTCTTCTGCCAGACCCTCCTCTGGCCTCCCTTTTGGAAAAACTCGCCTAATGTCTATAAACATGAGGGCTCCATCTTATAGCACCTTTGGCGTTTTAGAAGAGCTTAAAAATgcattggattaaaaaaaaaagttgccaaTTAACTATTTTTCACCTTACATTGTTGTTTGTTAGCATGCCTTTTTCCAGCTGATGCAATACTATCTTGCTCTAAACTGAAATGAGGAGAGATGAGGCCGTGCAGTGGAAAAGTGGCATTCTTGCGTTTAAGCTCTCCCTAACACACGTTTGCATTAGGAAACCCGACTCGGAAAGCTGATCAACGATGTACGGAAGAAGACCAAGGATGAAGACCTCGCCAAGCGGGCCAAGAAGCTCTTGCGGAACTGGCAAAAGCTAATTGAACCTGGACCAGCGGTCGCAGCGAGCGCTCCCGGTTCCACCAATGGCAGCTCACATCCCTGCAGGACGGAAGCCTCGCCACCTGACATCTCTTTGCCGGCGAAGGGAGTCCCCGAAGTCAAAGTCCGAAATGACGTTCACAACACGTATTCGCCAAAGGCTGAAAAATCAAGCAGCCGCAAGCGCCGGGCGGAACACAGAGACAGTGGAGTACACTTACCGGAAAAAATGTCCAAGTTATCTTCTTACGATAACTCTGTTTCGCCACCGCCCACCAATGGGATCGCGGCCAGTCCGGACACCCTGCTCGACCAGGAGGTCGTCCCGTCCCCCGACCGATCTCGGATAGAGCACCTTGACAACGACAAAATCAACAGAATTCCTGTCAATGCCGTCAAGCCTCGGCCCAGCTCCCCCGGTGTGGCCAAACTCCCGAGCACTTCGTCTTTAATCAAGGTTGCTGTAATGCAGCAGCAGGCAAGAATGGAtgatggtggcggcggcggtggtggcggcggtgggCATTATCAAGCCAGAAGTCCCCGTGGCCTTTCCACCAGTCCAAGGAGCACAAAACAAGACGCCACGACCAAGCGCTCTGCAGTATATGCACAAATGCTACCATCTGTCCCCAGCCCTTCGCCCAGGGATTCACCCTTGCCTTTACCCCAACCTGCATCCCCCTTGGCTCAAAGCGCTCACTCTTCTCATAGGTCTTCAACTCCGTGGACAACCCCACCAGAGGCCCCCTCCCATTGGCCCCCACAAGACTTATCCATGACACTGGAATCCCCCTCGGTTTCCCCCACGCCCCCTCGCCCGCAAAACAATTCAGAACTCCATCAGCCCGCGCCCGAAGCGGCCCCGGCCGTCTGGGACGACACGGACGGCTCGCTGACTTCGGCCTCGGAGTGTAAGAGGAGGAAGTACCGCTCTAGAGACTATTCTGTTAACTTAGATGGCCAGAAAATAGAGGACACCACTAAGCCAGTACGGTTAAAAGAACGCAGGCTAACGTTTGACCCTGTCACTCGTCAGATTAAGCCCCTCATCCATAAAGAGCCTTCTCAGTCCGAGGAAGCCCCCACTCCCGAGCCCGTCGAGCCCCAGCAGAGAACTGAAATTGGTGTCCCGCAGGCCACGGTGTCGGGGCCCAACCCCGTTGCCAAACCCAATCCTTTTCACCAGACAAACTGGAAGGAGCTGTCCAGAAACGAAATCATCCAGTCCTACTTGAACCTTCAGagcaacgtgctcacctcgtccggGGTGCAGGCCCCGAGCGCACACTTTTTCATGTCCCAGTATCTGAAAAGGGAAGAACAGGAAGTGAAAGAGTCGAGGCAAATGCACGTTTTGCAGGTTGATAGCCCGGCATTGGATTTACCGGGCGTGAGTCGGGACGTCAACGACGAGGACCTGGACAGGATACACAACCAGCACTGGCCCGGCGTCAATGGGTGTTTGGACACCAAGGACACCTGGTATGACTGGACAGAGTGCATATCGTTGGACCCTCACGGGGATGAAAGCAAGCTGAATATCCTGCCGTACGTTTGCCTCGACTGAGGGCtcgttttttccccccactcctgttttttttggttgttttttttgtttgtttttctgtctCCCCACACAGATAAGATCATATAGGATTTTGTTTGTTGCAAAATCCAGGCCTGCTAAACTCCCTCATCCCTCCCGTGCCTCCTCCTCTATCTGTGATTGAGAttttggtattaaaaaaaaaaaaaaaaaagatgagaaatTAAAAAGAATATTTGAGTTTGTGATACCAAGGGCtgattttgtgttcatttttcaAGCTGAAAGTCACAGGAAGGATGGAGGTCCCACGTTGCAGAGCGCAGCTACTAGCAGTCACAAGAGGGCAGAATGAGTTCTGCTAGCAGAAAAGGTCACCAATATTTTAGGCTCACAGggttgatactttttttttttttgtttacctttTTGAATCCTGTAATACATGGCTCAATATGAGGGTGGGCTGGTGTTTAGCTGTCCTGTTCAGGCCGTCATACTGGTGTTACTGGtgttcatctgccatgttgaaaTATGAGTCTGAAATACTGGCGGTTACCAGAAGCTTTATGTGAATTATAAAAGAGTAAATTATAGAGTTCTTGTCATGtacacatctatttattttggctAGTACATTTTACAGGACTTTGATTTaagtttttttcttccataaCATTTTTTGTATTGTCACTGTTGTCAGTCTCACCTTTATGTTTCACGAAGAGCCCCCCCCCTGCCCTGTTCCATAAGTTCATTTGGATTTAACATTCCATAGACCTTCACCGTAATGCACTGTCTCCAAACACCCAGAAATAAAAAGTGTGCTCAAGAAGATGATTTCAAATAACCAAAACTCCCAACGGTGTAAAAGAAAGTCTAATTGGAATAATATTCCTGTATTACGCAAAAGTTAGTTCTGTATTTTGCAGTTATTGTAATGTATCCTAATTTAGGTACATTGGTGCCTTGAGACGAGCTTTCCCAATTTACGAGTTGATTAAGGTACGAGCAATTGTTCAGCCATTTCTTTTAAAATTTGGTAATTTTATTGGGGAGGTGTTTGGACAGAAGTCCAAGTATAACATGACTTCCAGGCTAacaccagaaggagcagcatGATTGACAAAACCAAATTccatacattttatttcatgatgcttttataaagtacaatattacacattgcAAAAAATGTCGATGGCTCAAACTGCCATTTCCAGTCATTTCAAACAGGGAAGACAGAATCTCAAGGCACCAGTGTATTGGTTCATACAGAGCCCATTCCATTTATTTTTTGAACCTCCAGAGGTACGTTAATCAACACATGCCCAAACAGTTATTGATTGTTCAGTTTTCGAGATTCCAACTGTTCAGTTTTCGAGAGTCCAACTTCAACTCACTCAACGTTAGTATTTTTCAATTGTCAAGCCAAACAAAATGGAGACCCAGAGAAGAGAGCCCAGTGTCAGTCACATCATTTTTGTGTGAGCATGCATTTTTTGATTTTGCGCTTCCTTTCCGCTCACCCGTCACCATCATCCCACTAGATGTCAGATTGGATAGTGCACTTGCTCATTCTTCCCTACCAATGTGCCTTTGGTAAATTGTAAATCTGCATTTGCTTCCACGCGTGAGGCCCTGTCGTCGTGGCCGGCCGGGTAGTTTGTCAAGAAAGCTCCAAATCCTGTGATCAGTATGAAGCTGGTATATGCAttgttttctgtctttttttcttttcttttttgtacaCAGAATTTTTGTGAGGGTGCAAGTGCGGAAGGCAGAAGAAGTGCACACCACAGCTGGCAATAAGTGCTACAACTGGTTGATAAGAATGTTTTCAGGAGTTTTGACTGGGTTATCTTTGTTCAGTGTTTAACATCTCTCAATTGTTTGACAAATAAAATGATCTAATTCTTAATCTCggcttttttatttgtttcattcTGTGAATTAGGTGCATTGTTCTCTTGAAAAGTGTCGTTATAAACTCGTCCACAAGGGGGTGCGCTTGGCCAGTTTGAACATTTATTGGTAGCCTAGGTCCCAGCATCAGGTTTCTTTATTAGAACTTTGATCTTTGACCTCGCTAGTACCACGATTGCACTAGCTGAAAGGTTTTTTATTACTAGTGCTGCTTTTGACCTATTATGACCTTAAGCTGGATAAATATCAAGAATGTTAAATGtcccataactttttttttttttatttgtccctCTTAAAATCCATGTACTTGTACACCTTTTGTGCTCACGCATCAGATTTAATGCAGTAATAGAACTGCTGTCTCTTACAAGTATTACTACTAGTATTACTACTAGTGCCTTATCGTTACCTATTGGGTGCTTTTAGTTGAGTACTTAAAGAGTGAAAGGTTGTAAGATGCGATTGTGAGTGAGTAAGCCAAAAGTGGCATTAgtagtgatttatttattcattttacaaGGCAGTTGTTCCACTAGTGCTCAGAATTTTCTAGAGCGGACGTGACTGGACTAGTATTTGGGCCTCACGGTTTCACAACTTCAGAGTTGACCTCTGTAGGCTTCTTTCACCATCTCCAAAATGTCAGCAGTCAGAATGTAAAGTTGCTTGTTTGTCACTCCCAGCTATTAGTCAATGACGTTGCCGTCTCACAGACACTCAGCATGATGAGTCGTGATTTTCCCCTCAGGTGTTTACTCTGAATCAGGTCTGTGCACACCTGGATGATGTCACCAGCAGCTGTGTGTGCACATAAACATTTCATCAGGCCGTTTTTAGTGAAGCTTGACTCATGCGAAACCATTGACGTGTTGATGTGTAATTGTGCAACATGATATAAAACAATAAAGACCAGATCCTGTTTCATCATCAGAGGTTaaggtttggtaaacaaaccacAATAGCACAAAGGTTGATGAACAGGTTAATGAAGTTCTTTCTGGCATTTAGTGAGAGAGTATTTGATCTCTGCTTGACACTCTATGTAGCTGACAAAGACAGAAGAAAAGAGATACGTTCAGTATGCAATGCAATGTTAGTATTTTATACCCAGGGTGAGCACAAGTTTAAGAACCAccttaaaaat is a genomic window containing:
- the crsp7 gene encoding mediator of RNA polymerase II transcription subunit 26 isoform X1, encoding MTTVSATPQQMRDRLLQAIDSQSNICNMVVVLEVITCLEKYPITKEALEETRLGKLINDVRKKTKDEDLAKRAKKLLRNWQKLIEPGPAVAASAPGSTNGSSHPCRTEASPPDISLPAKGVPEVKVRNDVHNTYSPKAEKSSSRKRRAEHRDSGVHLPEKMSKLSSYDNSVSPPPTNGIAASPDTLLDQEVVPSPDRSRIEHLDNDKINRIPVNAVKPRPSSPGVAKLPSTSSLIKVAVMQQQARMDDGGGGGGGGGGHYQARSPRGLSTSPRSTKQDATTKRSAVYAQMLPSVPSPSPRDSPLPLPQPASPLAQSAHSSHRSSTPWTTPPEAPSHWPPQDLSMTLESPSVSPTPPRPQNNSELHQPAPEAAPAVWDDTDGSLTSASECKRRKYRSRDYSVNLDGQKIEDTTKPVRLKERRLTFDPVTRQIKPLIHKEPSQSEEAPTPEPVEPQQRTEIGVPQATVSGPNPVAKPNPFHQTNWKELSRNEIIQSYLNLQSNVLTSSGVQAPSAHFFMSQYLKREEQEVKESRQMHVLQVDSPALDLPGVSRDVNDEDLDRIHNQHWPGVNGCLDTKDTWYDWTECISLDPHGDESKLNILPYVCLD
- the crsp7 gene encoding mediator of RNA polymerase II transcription subunit 26 isoform X2, whose amino-acid sequence is MVVVLEVITCLEKYPITKEALEETRLGKLINDVRKKTKDEDLAKRAKKLLRNWQKLIEPGPAVAASAPGSTNGSSHPCRTEASPPDISLPAKGVPEVKVRNDVHNTYSPKAEKSSSRKRRAEHRDSGVHLPEKMSKLSSYDNSVSPPPTNGIAASPDTLLDQEVVPSPDRSRIEHLDNDKINRIPVNAVKPRPSSPGVAKLPSTSSLIKVAVMQQQARMDDGGGGGGGGGGHYQARSPRGLSTSPRSTKQDATTKRSAVYAQMLPSVPSPSPRDSPLPLPQPASPLAQSAHSSHRSSTPWTTPPEAPSHWPPQDLSMTLESPSVSPTPPRPQNNSELHQPAPEAAPAVWDDTDGSLTSASECKRRKYRSRDYSVNLDGQKIEDTTKPVRLKERRLTFDPVTRQIKPLIHKEPSQSEEAPTPEPVEPQQRTEIGVPQATVSGPNPVAKPNPFHQTNWKELSRNEIIQSYLNLQSNVLTSSGVQAPSAHFFMSQYLKREEQEVKESRQMHVLQVDSPALDLPGVSRDVNDEDLDRIHNQHWPGVNGCLDTKDTWYDWTECISLDPHGDESKLNILPYVCLD